Proteins encoded within one genomic window of Legionella sp. PC997:
- the murF gene encoding UDP-N-acetylmuramoyl-tripeptide--D-alanyl-D-alanine ligase, protein MNLNTVAALLAQPCQINTELTGISTDTRELKPGSLFIAICGERFDGHDFVKEAETRGAVAAIVSHAVDGVRIPQFVVADPIQALAKIAAAHRQNIHCPVIALTGSNGKTTTKEMIAAILPPPSHATKGNFNNHIGAPLSILQLNNQHRYAVFELGANHPGEIAHTVAIVHPDVTLINNIAPAHVEGFGSIDGVARAKGEIHQGLSLAGVAVVNDDDAYAHFWDEILIEKKVLRFSLDHPADIYAQDVVLDEQGCGQFSLIVPNGQADIHLKIPGLHNVRNALAAAACCYAVGIAIKEIQQGLNSFGGVKGRLTVLKGKNQSTIIDDTYNANLRSVLAALEVLAERPDKKIFVFGDMGELGTWATQHHQEVGFAARRLGIDQLLSCGSYSKLAAESFGVGGEHFSSQELLVHNLVEKLAPDVVVLVKGSRASAMEKIVHQLLD, encoded by the coding sequence ATGAACCTAAATACTGTTGCTGCATTACTTGCCCAACCATGCCAGATTAATACTGAACTTACTGGAATTTCTACAGATACTCGTGAACTCAAGCCAGGAAGTTTGTTTATTGCCATTTGTGGTGAGCGTTTTGATGGACACGACTTTGTAAAAGAAGCAGAAACTCGAGGTGCAGTCGCTGCCATAGTAAGTCATGCTGTAGATGGAGTACGTATACCGCAATTTGTTGTTGCAGATCCCATACAAGCATTAGCTAAAATAGCGGCAGCGCATCGACAAAATATCCATTGCCCTGTCATCGCTTTGACTGGATCTAATGGAAAAACAACAACCAAAGAAATGATTGCTGCCATTTTACCCCCTCCTTCTCATGCTACTAAGGGAAACTTCAATAATCATATTGGTGCTCCCCTAAGCATTTTACAATTAAATAACCAACACCGTTATGCAGTTTTTGAGCTGGGTGCAAATCACCCTGGTGAAATCGCACACACTGTTGCAATTGTTCATCCCGATGTGACATTAATTAACAATATAGCTCCAGCCCATGTGGAAGGATTTGGTTCTATAGATGGTGTGGCTCGCGCCAAAGGAGAAATACATCAAGGTTTATCTCTTGCCGGTGTAGCAGTAGTTAATGATGATGATGCTTATGCTCATTTTTGGGATGAAATATTGATTGAGAAAAAGGTTCTTCGTTTTTCTCTAGATCACCCTGCTGATATCTATGCTCAAGATGTTGTTCTAGATGAGCAAGGTTGTGGTCAATTTTCTTTAATTGTACCTAATGGACAGGCCGATATTCATTTAAAAATTCCTGGCTTGCATAATGTTCGCAATGCGCTAGCTGCTGCAGCTTGCTGTTATGCAGTTGGAATTGCCATAAAAGAGATTCAACAGGGGCTAAATAGCTTTGGCGGTGTAAAAGGACGTTTGACGGTTCTTAAAGGAAAAAATCAATCAACAATAATCGATGATACATATAATGCAAATTTACGTTCTGTTCTAGCCGCGTTAGAAGTATTGGCAGAACGTCCTGATAAAAAAATCTTTGTGTTTGGCGATATGGGGGAATTGGGGACTTGGGCAACTCAGCACCATCAGGAAGTTGGATTTGCAGCGCGCCGATTAGGAATTGATCAGTTACTAAGTTGTGGCTCTTACAGCAAATTGGCGGCTGAGTCGTTTGGTGTCGGAGGTGAGCATTTTTCCAGCCAAGAGTTACTGGTGCACAATCTAGTAGAAAAATTA
- a CDS encoding cell division protein ZipA C-terminal FtsZ-binding domain-containing protein, producing MQANWSLILNVLLLIGVIVAIGRLMKARRQSLSPERYQPNLGTPERSSDSTQNYTDDIIAVRKVNAAAMENKIEVDKNLQLTKKTTTKPSQPRLMPLDDEEDHKLKIEIESKSTPKIEVETKGQTDHQPTLMMFLLAKENRQFAGYELLQTVLAAGLRFGEGQLFHRHQFSNGQGPVLCSLAAATATGVFDLQNIGAFSVRGLCLYMHSSKNPGIDMERFTVMLETARQLSEGLDAHLLDDQRKPLTEDRIARYYRLLQINQSHFEFAAG from the coding sequence ATGCAGGCAAATTGGAGCTTAATTCTTAATGTCCTGTTGTTAATTGGCGTTATCGTAGCAATTGGGCGCTTAATGAAAGCTCGAAGACAGAGCTTAAGTCCAGAACGTTATCAACCTAATTTGGGGACACCAGAAAGGAGTTCCGATAGCACACAAAATTATACTGATGACATTATTGCTGTGCGTAAGGTTAATGCTGCGGCAATGGAGAATAAAATTGAAGTGGATAAGAATTTACAACTAACAAAGAAAACGACTACAAAGCCATCACAGCCACGTTTAATGCCTTTGGATGATGAAGAGGACCATAAATTAAAGATAGAAATTGAGTCAAAATCCACGCCTAAAATAGAAGTTGAGACGAAAGGTCAAACAGATCATCAGCCTACTTTGATGATGTTTTTGCTTGCAAAAGAAAACAGACAATTCGCTGGATATGAATTATTACAAACCGTTTTAGCTGCCGGTTTACGATTTGGTGAAGGACAATTATTTCACCGCCATCAATTTTCTAATGGTCAAGGCCCTGTTTTATGTAGTTTGGCAGCTGCAACTGCGACAGGCGTTTTTGATTTACAAAATATTGGTGCCTTTAGTGTGCGTGGTCTTTGTTTGTACATGCACTCCTCAAAAAATCCCGGTATCGATATGGAACGATTTACAGTGATGTTAGAAACAGCAAGGCAATTAAGTGAAGGTTTGGATGCGCACTTACTGGATGATCAGCGTAAACCCTTAACTGAAGATCGTATTGCTCGCTATTATCGCCTATTACAAATTAATCAGTCTCATTTTGAATTTGCTGCTGGATAG
- the smc gene encoding chromosome segregation protein SMC gives MHLKQLKLAGFKSFVDPTVVHFPSQLVAVVGPNGCGKSNIIDAVRWVMGESSARNLRGESMADVIFNGSSNRKSVGQASVELVFDNSLGRLAGPFASYGEIAVKRVVTRDGDSSYYLNGSRCRRKDITDIFLGTGAGARGYSIIGQGTISQLIEARPEDLRTHLEEAAGVSKYKERRRETLQRIEHTRENLTRVADIREELDKQLQRLERQAKAAERYLILKDEERLCRAEILALKWRDFIAQQEIKQRQIQELAVGYEHQQSALAKANKDRIILNETLHDADTQSQQIQASFYQLGTEIARLEETIQQQTREKKRLEQDQQQMQEDWRVATEQHKHDREELAHSQQHACDLEKKLEQLKNQFKEQETNWLDTQKQQTEWELRWQEAQTQGSTLKREFQVAQVKAQHLEEKHQQTLLRLEKLQLEQERISVADLQQTRENLQIQHIKLIADQEFDQLQLKQSHENAERLRAQLQDVEQNLHGLQDDFHHANSEYAALMAAQRAAKQGMQSNKNTIKEWSEKPRLMDVLQVEPKWQSACERVLNEALHAYVLETFDELWPQRTICERQGEQIVTLRKKELQSGAHPRLIDKIKGDIPAHASPLEHIYTAEDIDEALSWLLELAEYESIITPDGFWLGRGWVKFVTPETQDELGLLARQQKISDLSLVVEEQQQKIAILRTERDETHLQVQRSLKEIELQQLNVNASNEALRVNSVARSANEQAIIHAEQQALALASECEELTLTLEAMAAEEYDIKAKLQSLEEQCREYEQQHEHCLREKQEWLHTLALRNKQVEESRVMLHQAELEYDRERNKIQQINDRIQREQERLNILEERLEHLAMLCLQTEGPGEELNEQLSVLLQKHNEVELQLTLSREQSSQLRMELEECEKNILNCDFEVKRIQEQISQARMEEQALAVRASSVHESLDELGLQASSLLELIPAEITQVMREDELIALSEKIKRLGAINLAAIEEFTAEQQRKVYLDEQYNDLNQALATLETAIEKMDKETRSRLENTFDQVNSAFKALFPRLFGGGRAQLELTCDNLLEAGIVVMAQPPGKRNSTIHLLSGGEKAMTAVALVFAIFQLNPSPFCMLDEVDAPLDDVNVGRFCALVKEMSQFVQFLFITHNKVTMELADHLIGVTMREPGVSRLVAVDVTQALAME, from the coding sequence ATGCATTTGAAGCAATTAAAACTAGCCGGTTTCAAATCTTTTGTGGATCCTACAGTGGTTCATTTTCCGAGCCAATTGGTGGCAGTTGTTGGACCTAATGGTTGTGGAAAATCGAATATTATCGATGCTGTACGTTGGGTCATGGGAGAAAGTTCCGCACGAAACTTGCGGGGTGAATCTATGGCCGATGTGATTTTTAATGGTTCTTCTAATCGTAAATCTGTAGGCCAGGCTTCTGTTGAACTGGTTTTCGATAACAGTCTAGGGCGTTTGGCCGGTCCTTTCGCAAGTTATGGCGAAATCGCCGTAAAGCGCGTTGTAACTCGTGATGGTGATTCTTCTTATTATTTGAATGGCAGTCGTTGTCGGCGTAAAGACATAACCGATATTTTTCTTGGTACAGGAGCTGGAGCCCGTGGTTATTCAATCATTGGTCAGGGTACTATTTCTCAGCTGATTGAAGCCAGACCGGAAGATTTAAGAACGCACCTCGAGGAAGCGGCAGGTGTTTCCAAATATAAAGAGCGACGACGCGAGACCTTACAACGTATTGAACATACGCGTGAGAATCTAACCCGTGTTGCCGATATCCGAGAAGAACTAGACAAACAATTACAACGCTTAGAGCGTCAAGCTAAAGCGGCGGAACGTTATCTTATTCTTAAAGATGAAGAGCGGTTATGTCGTGCAGAAATTTTAGCGCTAAAATGGCGAGATTTTATTGCCCAACAAGAAATAAAACAACGCCAAATACAAGAATTAGCAGTGGGCTACGAACATCAGCAAAGTGCATTAGCAAAAGCAAATAAAGACCGGATCATTTTAAATGAAACTCTGCATGATGCAGATACCCAATCGCAGCAAATTCAAGCGAGCTTCTATCAGTTGGGAACTGAAATAGCACGTTTGGAAGAGACCATACAACAGCAGACACGTGAAAAAAAACGTTTGGAGCAAGATCAACAGCAAATGCAAGAGGATTGGCGGGTTGCTACGGAACAACACAAACACGATAGAGAAGAGTTAGCGCATAGTCAACAGCATGCATGCGATTTAGAAAAGAAACTTGAGCAATTAAAGAATCAGTTTAAAGAACAAGAAACGAATTGGCTAGATACGCAAAAACAACAGACAGAATGGGAACTTCGTTGGCAAGAGGCTCAGACACAAGGAAGTACCCTAAAAAGGGAATTTCAAGTAGCACAAGTTAAAGCACAGCATCTGGAGGAGAAACATCAGCAAACCCTATTAAGATTAGAAAAACTTCAATTAGAGCAAGAACGAATTTCCGTAGCAGATTTACAACAAACTCGAGAAAATTTACAGATTCAACATATTAAATTAATTGCAGATCAAGAGTTTGATCAGCTTCAACTCAAACAAAGTCATGAGAATGCCGAACGGTTACGCGCCCAATTACAAGATGTAGAACAAAACTTACATGGATTACAAGATGATTTCCATCATGCAAATAGTGAATATGCCGCATTGATGGCAGCCCAGCGTGCCGCAAAACAAGGTATGCAAAGCAACAAGAATACAATTAAGGAATGGTCAGAAAAACCTCGATTAATGGATGTTTTACAGGTGGAGCCCAAGTGGCAATCTGCTTGTGAGCGTGTGCTTAATGAAGCACTACATGCCTATGTCCTAGAAACTTTTGATGAACTATGGCCGCAGCGAACAATTTGTGAACGGCAAGGTGAACAGATTGTCACTCTGAGAAAAAAAGAGCTTCAATCTGGGGCTCATCCACGTCTCATAGATAAAATAAAAGGTGATATTCCCGCACATGCATCCCCCTTGGAACATATTTACACTGCCGAAGATATTGATGAGGCATTGAGCTGGTTACTTGAATTAGCCGAGTATGAGTCAATTATAACTCCCGACGGTTTTTGGTTGGGAAGGGGCTGGGTGAAATTTGTTACTCCAGAAACTCAGGATGAGTTAGGCTTATTGGCAAGACAACAAAAAATCTCTGATTTATCTCTAGTTGTTGAGGAGCAACAACAAAAAATTGCGATTTTAAGGACCGAACGTGATGAGACTCACCTGCAGGTCCAACGAAGTTTAAAGGAAATCGAATTACAACAGCTCAATGTAAATGCCAGTAATGAGGCATTAAGAGTAAATAGTGTGGCAAGAAGTGCTAATGAACAAGCCATTATTCATGCAGAACAACAAGCACTAGCACTTGCCTCCGAGTGCGAAGAGTTAACCCTAACTTTGGAAGCAATGGCTGCAGAAGAATATGATATAAAAGCGAAATTACAATCTTTAGAAGAACAATGTCGAGAGTATGAGCAACAACATGAGCATTGCCTACGTGAAAAACAAGAATGGCTACACACTTTGGCTTTAAGAAATAAACAAGTAGAAGAGTCTCGGGTTATGCTCCATCAGGCAGAACTGGAATATGATAGAGAGCGAAATAAAATACAGCAAATAAACGATCGTATTCAGCGAGAACAAGAGCGGTTAAATATTTTGGAGGAGCGGCTGGAACATTTAGCAATGCTTTGCCTGCAAACAGAAGGTCCAGGAGAAGAGCTCAACGAACAATTGAGTGTACTGTTACAAAAACATAATGAAGTAGAATTGCAATTGACTCTAAGCAGGGAGCAGTCCTCACAATTAAGGATGGAGCTTGAAGAATGTGAGAAAAATATTTTAAACTGTGATTTCGAGGTAAAACGGATCCAAGAACAAATAAGCCAAGCTCGAATGGAAGAGCAGGCTTTGGCTGTGCGTGCTAGTTCCGTACATGAATCGCTTGATGAATTAGGTTTACAAGCATCCTCATTACTTGAGTTGATTCCTGCTGAGATCACTCAGGTTATGCGGGAAGATGAATTAATTGCTCTTTCTGAAAAAATAAAACGCTTAGGGGCTATTAACCTTGCTGCAATTGAAGAATTTACTGCAGAACAACAGCGTAAAGTGTATTTGGATGAGCAATATAATGATTTAAATCAAGCGTTGGCAACACTGGAAACTGCCATTGAAAAAATGGATAAAGAAACCCGCTCACGTTTGGAAAATACCTTTGACCAAGTCAACTCTGCATTCAAAGCCCTATTTCCCCGTTTATTTGGCGGGGGGAGAGCGCAGCTGGAATTGACTTGTGATAACCTGTTGGAAGCTGGTATTGTAGTAATGGCACAACCTCCTGGAAAACGAAACAGTACCATTCATTTGTTATCCGGGGGAGAGAAGGCAATGACTGCGGTAGCATTGGTTTTTGCTATTTTTCAGTTAAATCCTTCACCTTTTTGTATGTTAGATGAAGTGGATGCCCCTTTAGATGATGTAAACGTGGGGCGTTTTTGCGCTTTAGTGAAAGAGATGTCACAATTCGTACAGTTTCTTTTTATTACACATAATAAAGTTACAATGGAATTGGCAGATCATTTGATTGGGGTAACTATGCGTGAACCTGGAGTATCTCGCTTGGTTGCGGTTGATGTAACACAAGCTTTGGCTATGGAGTAA